Genomic window (Terriglobales bacterium):
TCGATCTGCTCAAGGAATTCTACGAGCACGTGCCCGAGCCCAACGTGGAGGGCATCCGGGTGACCGGCTCGGGCAGCCAGCTCATCGCCAAGATCCTGGGTATCTACTTCGAGAACGAGTTCCGCGCCATCGCCAAGTCCACGCGCGTCTTCTATCCCCAGGTGCGGACGGTCTTCGAGATGGGCGGCGAGGCCTCCAAGTACCTGCGCCTGGAGCCCGGCGCCCGCTCCAAGTACCTGGGGATCGTGGATTACTCGACGAGCGGCGACTGCGCCGCCGGCACCGGGTCCTTCATCGATCAGCAGGCCTCGCGCCTGCTCTACAACGTCGAGGAGGTGGGCGCGGCGGCGTGCGCGGCTTCCTGCGCGGCGCGGGTGGCGGGACGCTGCTCGGTCTTCGCCAAGAGCGACATGATCCACGCCCAGCAGAAGGGCTACTCCACCGACCAGATCCTGCGCGGGCTGTGCGACGCGGTGGCGCGCAACTTCAAGTCGGCCATCGTGAAGGGGCGGGAGGTCACGCCGCCGGTGGCCTTCATCGGAGCGGTGGCGCTGAACCAGGGGGTGCGCAACGCCCTGCGCGACGCCTTCAAGCTCAAGGACGAGCAGTTCCTGGTGCCCGAATTGCACGCCTGGCTGGGCGCGCTGGGCGCGGCCATGTTCGAGACCGAAGAGAGCCGCAAGCGCTCCTTCAAGCGCATCCACCAACTGCACCAGCACGCCGACAAGCAGAGCTTCGCGGGCAGCGACCCGCTCTCCATGGAGAACGTGGAATTGCTGCGCCACCGGGTGCAGGATCCGCCGCTGCCGCCGCCGGGACAGAAAGTCGAAGCTTACCTGGGCATCGACATCGGCTCCGTTTCCACCAACCTGGTCGTGCTCGACGCCGAGGGCAACCTGCTCAAGGAGATCTACCTGCGCACGCAGGGGCGGCCCATCGAGGTGGTGAACGCCGGGCTGAAGGAGATCGAGGCGGAACTCGCCGGACGGTTGGACATCCACGCGGTGGGCACCACCGGCTCGGGGCGCGAATTGATCGGGGAGCTGGTGGGCGCCGACACCGTCAACGACGAGATCACCGCCCACAAGACCGGCGCCATGCACGTCTGCCGCCGCCTGGGCATGGACCTGGTGGACACCATCTTCGAGATCGGCGGCCAGGACTCCAAGTTCATCCGCATCGAGGACGGGGTGGTGGTGGACTTCACCATGAACGAGGCCTGCGCCGCCGGCACCGGCTCCTTCCTGGAGGAGCAGGCGGAGAAGCTGGGCATCTCCATCAAGGAAGAGTTCGCGCGGCTGGCCCTGGCCTCTCCGAGCCCGGCGCGGCTGGGCGAGCGCTGCACCGTCTTCATGGAGCGCGACGTCACCGGCATGATGCACAAGGGAGCGGAGGTGGGCGACCTGTGCGCCGGCCTGGCCTATTCGGTGGCGCTCAACTACCTGAACCGGGTGGTGCGCGGGCGGCGCATCGGCAAGGTCATCTACTTCCAGGGCGGCACCGCCTACAACGACGCGGTGGCGGCGGCCTTCTCGCAGATCCTGGGGAAGAAGATCATCGTGCCCCCGCACAACGGGGTGATCGGGGCTATCGGCATGGCGCTGATCGCGCGCGAGCGCCGGCGGCAGACCGGCGAGAAGAGCCGCTTCCGCGGCTACGACCTGATGAAGGTGGACTTCACCAGCCGCGACTTCGTCTGCCACGCCTGCTCCAACTACTGCGACATGAAGGAATTCGTCATCGAGGGGCAGAAGAGCTACTGGGGCGACAAGTGCTCGGACAAGTTCCGCAAGCGGGCGCGCACCGACCGCCAGCCCGTTCTCGAAGACCTGTTCGACTACCGCGACAAGCTGCTGGAAGAGAACCTGCGCGCGCCGGTGGGCGGGCCCACCGTGGGCGTCCCCCGGGCCATGTTCTACTTCGACCAGTTCCCCTTCTGGTGCGCCTGGCTGCAGGAGCTGGGCTTCGACGTCGTGGTCTCGCAGCCCACCGACGGCAGGATCTCGGCGCTGGGCGACGAATTGGCCATCGCCCAGCCCTGCTTCCCGGTGAAGGTGGCGCACGGGCACGTGCAGACGCTGCTGGAGCGCAAGCTGGACTTCCTGCTCCTGCCCAACGTGGTCAACGCCGAGAGCCCGGCCACGGGCGAGTCGCACTTGTGTCCCTGGAACCAGACGCTGCCCTTCGTGGTGCGCTCGGTGCCACAACTGGAGGAGGCGGCGCGGGGACGCTTCCT
Coding sequences:
- a CDS encoding acyl-CoA dehydratase activase, which gives rise to DLLKEFYEHVPEPNVEGIRVTGSGSQLIAKILGIYFENEFRAIAKSTRVFYPQVRTVFEMGGEASKYLRLEPGARSKYLGIVDYSTSGDCAAGTGSFIDQQASRLLYNVEEVGAAACAASCAARVAGRCSVFAKSDMIHAQQKGYSTDQILRGLCDAVARNFKSAIVKGREVTPPVAFIGAVALNQGVRNALRDAFKLKDEQFLVPELHAWLGALGAAMFETEESRKRSFKRIHQLHQHADKQSFAGSDPLSMENVELLRHRVQDPPLPPPGQKVEAYLGIDIGSVSTNLVVLDAEGNLLKEIYLRTQGRPIEVVNAGLKEIEAELAGRLDIHAVGTTGSGRELIGELVGADTVNDEITAHKTGAMHVCRRLGMDLVDTIFEIGGQDSKFIRIEDGVVVDFTMNEACAAGTGSFLEEQAEKLGISIKEEFARLALASPSPARLGERCTVFMERDVTGMMHKGAEVGDLCAGLAYSVALNYLNRVVRGRRIGKVIYFQGGTAYNDAVAAAFSQILGKKIIVPPHNGVIGAIGMALIARERRRQTGEKSRFRGYDLMKVDFTSRDFVCHACSNYCDMKEFVIEGQKSYWGDKCSDKFRKRARTDRQPVLEDLFDYRDKLLEENLRAPVGGPTVGVPRAMFYFDQFPFWCAWLQELGFDVVVSQPTDGRISALGDELAIAQPCFPVKVAHGHVQTLLERKLDFLLLPNVVNAESPATGESHLCPWNQTLPFVVRSVPQLEEAARGRFLSPTVHFQLGRKHVQKELGEFARRALGIARPQNDRAVQAAYAAQQAFVDAQLQAGAQALARLEESGEPAIILIGRAYNMYDRSLNCDIPRKLRALYGVNVVPLDFLPVDEEDISSVNANMYWNSGRRILAAGQIARRHPHLHLVYISNFKCGPDSYIKSFLHDAAGKPSLVLQFDGHSNDAGFITRCEAYLDSKGFLRCSADIAM